One part of the Musa acuminata AAA Group cultivar baxijiao chromosome BXJ1-5, Cavendish_Baxijiao_AAA, whole genome shotgun sequence genome encodes these proteins:
- the LOC135674819 gene encoding dof zinc finger protein DOF2.4-like isoform X2, whose product MVFPSVPVYLDPPNWNQQLQAHQQGSSSGGGASQLPPGMAAPRPEGGMSATIRPGSMVDRARLAKIPQPEPGLKCPRCDSTNTKFCYFNNYSLSQPRHFCKTCRRYWTRGGALRNVPVGGGCRRNKRTKSAGGSASRSSTTTTQTGASSSSSTATSSGVGGAITSNALLTPHLPFMASLHPLPDFGATNFGMSFSGIQPVDTLDYQLGGGSSGSGSGSGAPLGGGIGMENLRLPQMQQFSSLGGLDLPQPPAPAPTSGFFPFVGEGSGFVGGSFTWQVQTKPVGSGLITQLASVKMEDSQQLFNFPRPHLGMSRNDPFWSGSGSGGGGASSSGTGGWATDLSGFNSSSGSIL is encoded by the coding sequence CAGCTGCAAGCTCATCAGCAAGGGAGCAGTAGCGGCGGCGGGGCTTCCCAGCTCCCGCCAGGGATGGCAGCCCCACGCCCTGAAGGTGGCATGTCTGCCACGATCAGGCCCGGATCGATGGTGGACCGAGCTCGGCTCGCGAAGATCCCTCAGCCGGAGCCGGGGCTCAAGTGCCCTCGTTGCGACTCTACCAACACCAAATTCTGCTACTTCAACAACTACTCCTTGTCGCAGCCACGCCACTTCTGCAAGACATGCCGACGTTACTGGACGCGGGGCGGGGCCCTCCGCAACGTCCCCGTCGGTGGTGGTTGCCGACGCAACAAACGGACCAAGTCCGCCGGTGGCAGCGCCTCAAGGTCCTCGACTACGACCACTCAGACCGgcgcctcctcctcgtcctccaccGCCACATCGTCGGGCGTGGGTGGTGCAATCACATCCAACGCACTGCTTACTCCGCATCTGCCCTTCATGGCCTCATTGCACCCGCTGCCTGACTTCGGAGCCACCAACTTCGGGATGAGCTTCTCGGGCATCCAACCCGTGGATACATTGGACTATCAGctgggcggcggcagcagcggcagcggcagcggcagcggtgcccCATTGGGCGGCGGCATCGGGATGGAAAACTTGAGGCTTCCGCAAATGCAGCAATTTTCCTCGCTGGGGGGACTGGACCTCCCCCAGCCACCGGCACCGGCGCCAACTTCTGGGTTCTTCCCTTTCGTTGGTGAAGGCAGCGGGTTCGTTGGGGGATCATTTACATGGCAAGTTCAAACGAAACCGGTTGGTTCCGGGCTCATCACGCAGCTGGCTTCGGTGAAGATGGAAGACAGTCAACAGCTGTTCAATTTCCCCAGACCGCATCTTGGCATGTCTCGCAACGATCCATTctggagcggcagcggcagcggcggcggtggagccaGCAGTAGCGGCACCGGTGGATGGGCGACGGATCTTTCCGGATTCAACTCTTCATCTGGCAGTATCTTGTAA
- the LOC135674819 gene encoding dof zinc finger protein DOF2.4-like isoform X1 — MVFPSVPVYLDPPNWNQLQAHQQGSSSGGGASQLPPGMAAPRPEGGMSATIRPGSMVDRARLAKIPQPEPGLKCPRCDSTNTKFCYFNNYSLSQPRHFCKTCRRYWTRGGALRNVPVGGGCRRNKRTKSAGGSASRSSTTTTQTGASSSSSTATSSGVGGAITSNALLTPHLPFMASLHPLPDFGATNFGMSFSGIQPVDTLDYQLGGGSSGSGSGSGAPLGGGIGMENLRLPQMQQFSSLGGLDLPQPPAPAPTSGFFPFVGEGSGFVGGSFTWQVQTKPVGSGLITQLASVKMEDSQQLFNFPRPHLGMSRNDPFWSGSGSGGGGASSSGTGGWATDLSGFNSSSGSIL, encoded by the coding sequence CTGCAAGCTCATCAGCAAGGGAGCAGTAGCGGCGGCGGGGCTTCCCAGCTCCCGCCAGGGATGGCAGCCCCACGCCCTGAAGGTGGCATGTCTGCCACGATCAGGCCCGGATCGATGGTGGACCGAGCTCGGCTCGCGAAGATCCCTCAGCCGGAGCCGGGGCTCAAGTGCCCTCGTTGCGACTCTACCAACACCAAATTCTGCTACTTCAACAACTACTCCTTGTCGCAGCCACGCCACTTCTGCAAGACATGCCGACGTTACTGGACGCGGGGCGGGGCCCTCCGCAACGTCCCCGTCGGTGGTGGTTGCCGACGCAACAAACGGACCAAGTCCGCCGGTGGCAGCGCCTCAAGGTCCTCGACTACGACCACTCAGACCGgcgcctcctcctcgtcctccaccGCCACATCGTCGGGCGTGGGTGGTGCAATCACATCCAACGCACTGCTTACTCCGCATCTGCCCTTCATGGCCTCATTGCACCCGCTGCCTGACTTCGGAGCCACCAACTTCGGGATGAGCTTCTCGGGCATCCAACCCGTGGATACATTGGACTATCAGctgggcggcggcagcagcggcagcggcagcggcagcggtgcccCATTGGGCGGCGGCATCGGGATGGAAAACTTGAGGCTTCCGCAAATGCAGCAATTTTCCTCGCTGGGGGGACTGGACCTCCCCCAGCCACCGGCACCGGCGCCAACTTCTGGGTTCTTCCCTTTCGTTGGTGAAGGCAGCGGGTTCGTTGGGGGATCATTTACATGGCAAGTTCAAACGAAACCGGTTGGTTCCGGGCTCATCACGCAGCTGGCTTCGGTGAAGATGGAAGACAGTCAACAGCTGTTCAATTTCCCCAGACCGCATCTTGGCATGTCTCGCAACGATCCATTctggagcggcagcggcagcggcggcggtggagccaGCAGTAGCGGCACCGGTGGATGGGCGACGGATCTTTCCGGATTCAACTCTTCATCTGGCAGTATCTTGTAA